The DNA window AGCCAAGCGAAACAAAAACATATAAAGTAAATGTCCAAGTAACTTCTCTTTGGAATAAGCCGAACACGCACCGAACTGTAGATAGACCATCCCTTACCAACCCAGTAGATATACCAAAATGGACTAAAGATATGAATTTGACTCAAAAATGGTGGCTTGTGGGAAAAATAGATACGCAAGCTTTATATGGGGATGAAGTAACTGTTCTAAAAAGTAGTGGAAATTGGTACCAAATAGCTGTAAAGGATCAATTTGTACCGTATCAAAAAGCAGGTTATCCAGGCTGGGTACCCAAATCCCATGTAACAAAATCATCGACTGATTATACGGATTGTTCGATTGCTATCGTAACATCCAAATTAGCAACCCTCCACAATCTAGTAAATAAGAAGAAGTTTATGGACATTAGCTTTTCTACAATCCTCCCAGTACTAAAAGAAGAGGGAGAATGGCTACATATCCAGACACCTGGAAATGGTGTAAAACTGTTGAAAAAAGAAGATGCAAAAACAGTTAAAAGTTATAAGGATGTACCAAAACCAACCCAAGCCGAAATAGTGTATGAGGCAAAGAGATTCTTAGGTCTTCCTTATCTATGGGCAGGTACTTCAGCACTTGGATATGACTGTTCAGGTATTATTTACGCTGTATACAAAGCTCATGGAATTCTCATTCCGCGAGATTCTTTCTATCAAGCTACAAAAGGCACACCAGTAGCCAAAAAGAATTTACAACCGGGGGATTTAGTGTTTTTTGCCGGTAATGGAGGAAAAGGAAAAGTATATCACGTCGGTTTATATATCGGCTCTGGTAAAATGCTTCATGCACCACATGCATCATCCAAAGTGAAAATTGAAGCTATTGATGCAGGAAACTTTAAAAGAAATTATTCTGGTGCTAGAAGGTACCTTGAGTAATGCGTCTCTTAAAATGCGTCCCTGTGTTAGAAACTAAAAAAATATTTGGTAGTTCTACCGAATCTTGAAATCTATCAAAACCTGGCGACTTTAGATCGCTAAATACCTTAGTCAAAAACAATCCAGGCAATATGTAGTACAAAATAAAATAAGCCGTATATTCGATTAAAAAAATCGTGATATACGGCTTTTTGTGATGCGTACCGGAATAGTGTTCGGGGGAGAGTGTTTT is part of the Psychrobacillus sp. FSL H8-0483 genome and encodes:
- a CDS encoding NlpC/P60 family protein yields the protein MYKKLLAIFIVLVLVAVPNSKALAESIFQDVTDKYSSKAEFDYLIEKGILKANPEVNFGINEGITRIQAVEILVQALNLDLENRPVPTFADIKPEDEKFPLIAAIVDEKIMSGNENWEFKPNDKLTRGQMAAILVNAFNLTGTTDELFKDVPTTYWAFESIQVLVANKIISVYPNNIYKPTAFITKSDFVVLLARILNPTFRKDVSTSNPVLEQGQTPVSCEKPSETKTYKVNVQVTSLWNKPNTHRTVDRPSLTNPVDIPKWTKDMNLTQKWWLVGKIDTQALYGDEVTVLKSSGNWYQIAVKDQFVPYQKAGYPGWVPKSHVTKSSTDYTDCSIAIVTSKLATLHNLVNKKKFMDISFSTILPVLKEEGEWLHIQTPGNGVKLLKKEDAKTVKSYKDVPKPTQAEIVYEAKRFLGLPYLWAGTSALGYDCSGIIYAVYKAHGILIPRDSFYQATKGTPVAKKNLQPGDLVFFAGNGGKGKVYHVGLYIGSGKMLHAPHASSKVKIEAIDAGNFKRNYSGARRYLE